The Setaria italica strain Yugu1 chromosome IX, Setaria_italica_v2.0, whole genome shotgun sequence genome has a window encoding:
- the LOC101783906 gene encoding tobamovirus multiplication protein 2B yields the protein MAAAGGGGGGGGGAKAAVAEQIAQAVRSTSNLLQLMEQSSPAQVHLAKLPKNLLAKASFAQNTEQVLHQLPQVISSLDAYMDRSLQSASQIKTVTQLLSNMENTQLRSILPSSQMRKDTKNTEHEELRVE from the exons ATggctgcggcgggcggcggcggcggaggaggaggaggagcgaaaGCGGCGGTGGCAGAGCAGATAGCGCAGGCGGTGCGGTCCACCTCCAACCTCCTCCAGCTCATGGAGCAGTCCTCCCCCGCGCAG GTTCACTTGGCCAAACTTCCCAAGAATCTCTTGGCAAAAGCATCTTTTGCACAGAACACAGAACAG GTGCTACACCAACTACCGCAAGTAATTTCTTCCTTGGATGCTTATATGGACAGGAGCTTGCAAAG TGCCTCTCAAATTAAGACAGTCACACAGCTCTTGTCAAATATGGAGAACACTCAGCTGAGATCCATCTTGCCTTCCTCTCAGATGAGGAAAGATACAAAGAATACCGAACATGAAGAACTCAGGGTTGAATGA
- the LOC101784312 gene encoding NADH dehydrogenase [ubiquinone] 1 alpha subcomplex assembly factor 3 codes for MAAAARGQKALGALPQLVKSLRSEPVSDGARLRRLPSLRRTFSLYDQINLIDSVPEDQLRFQSYDDTGFKINNVKYEGSLLIVENKIMTWAPKTFSEITAESLSIFKVVHPIPEILILGCGKHIHPVSPELRNFIRSTGMKLEAVDSRNAASTYNILNEEGRPVAAAVLPFGVTC; via the exons atggcggcggcggcgcgggggcagAAAGCGCTGGGCGCGCTGCCGCAGCTGGTGAAGTCGCTGCGTAGCGAACCCGTCTCCGATGGCGCACGGCTCAGGCGCCTTCCTTCTCTCAG GAGGACCTTCTCTCTGTACGACCAGATCAACCTCATCGACAGCGTCCCCGAAGACCAGCTCCGATTCCAGTC GTATGATGACACTGGATTCAAGATTAATAATGTAAAATATGAAGGCAGCTTATTGATTGTAGAGAACAAGATAATGACATGGGCACCCAAAACGTTCTCTGAGATAACTGCTGAAAG TTTATCAATCTTCAAAGTTGTACACCCTATCCCAG AGATCTTGATTCTTGGTTGTGGAAAACACATCCACCCGGTCAGTCCCGAGCTGCGGAACTTCATTCGGTCGACTGGAATGAAACTTGAAGCCGTCGATTCG AGGAATGCGGCTTCGACATATAATATCCTGAACGAGGAGGGCAGACCGGTGGCAGCTGCAGTTCTTCCATTCGGAGTCACTTGCTGA